The following is a genomic window from Paenibacillus sp. FSL R5-0766.
TACCAGTCAATACGATTTTCTCAGCATTGATGATAACAACGAAATCGCCAGTGTCCACATGTGGAGTGAATTGTGGCTTGTGTTTGCCGCGAATCAAAGCTGCTGCTTCGCTCGCCAAACGTCCGAGGGTTTTGCCTTCAGCATCAATGATGTGCCATTGGCGCTCAACTTCGTTAGGCTTCGCCATGTACGTAGTACGCATGAAAAGTTCCTCCTTAAAATGTTCAAAATCATCATTTTCATTTATCTTCGTTCGTTAAGTTATAACTTTAGGTGTTGATGGATTGTAAATTTGATGTGAACCTCTTAATTGGGGCTGTGGGAAAGCCATTAAGAAAACACAACTTTTATATTACATGATAGGCGATTAAATCGCAAGTGTTAATTAAGCTTTTCACTCACCAAATTTAATCTTTTTTGTATTCAAGATCCCAGAGCATTAAACCGCAGCTAACTGCAGTAGGTCCTGCAGCAGATCGATTACATGCAGCAATCATATTCGGTACATCAGAGGCTTTCCGTTTGCCCTCTCCGATCTCCAGCAGTGTCCCTACAATGATACGAACCATATGCTGCAAAAAGCCGTTACCACTCACATAAATGTGAATGACACCCTGATCGCGCGGATGGTCTCTGCACATTGATCGGTCCACTTCCATCCATGCTTCGTATACCGAACGGACATGATTCTCTTTCTGAGACTTGCGTGAAGCAAAAGAGGTAAAATCATACGTCCCTATGAAATGTCGTAAGCCCTCCTGCATTGCCATAATATCAAGCTTCGCATGATGATGATACTGCAGTCTTCTGTTGAATACATCCGGAAATTGATTCGCATTGACTGTATAACGATACGTTTTCTTTTTCGCTGCATAGCGAGAATGAAAATCAGCCGAAACTTCAATCGCATCAATAACGACAATATCGGATGGTAGTCTGGAGTTGAGTGCAATACACCAACGTTCAATCGGGATCTGGGACTCCGTAGGAAAATTGAAGATTTGTCTGCGGGCGTGAACACCTGCATCTGTTCGGCCTGAACCTGTAATTTTAACTTTCTCACCGGTTAAAGCACGAATCGCATCTTCAAGATGATCCTGAATGGTATTCCCACCCGGCTGTACTTGGAAGCCGTAATAGGCAGTGCCATCATAAGTTAACGTCATACATAAGTTCCGCATTAATACCACACCTTTGTTCCATACTATACATATCCCTATCCCGAACAGCAAAAGAAGCCCCTTACGGAGCTTCTATTACAGCACGAATTCCGAAATGAAGAGAAAAAAAGGGTTAATCCAGAATCGTTGATTCTGTCCCCTTTCCTCATCTCAACTGTTTTACGCGCGGTCTACCAGTTCCAAGTAAACCATTGGCGCTGCGTCACCACGACGAGGTCCCAGTTTCAAGATACGAGTGTATCCACCTGGACGCTCAGCGTAACGACCGGACAATTCGCTAAACAGTTTTTGGATTGCATCTTGCTCACCATCGATAGTTTCGCGGCGAACATAAGCTGCCACTTGGCGACGGGCATGAAGATCTCCCTTTTTCGCTTTAGTGATCAGTTTTTCAGCAATAGAGCGAACCTCTTTTGCTTTCGCTTCAGTTGTCTGAATGCGTTCGTATAAGAACAGGTCGGTTACCAGGTCACGGAACAAAGCTTTACGTGCGCTGGAATTACGGCCCAACTTTTGGTATGCCATTGTTTTCCCTCCTTCACTTCAAGCACTCGGCTGTCTATTCTTCTGTACGGAGTCCCAAACCAAGTTCCTCAAGCTTCTCTTGAACTTCTTCCAAAGACTTGCGTCCGAGGTTACGGACTTTCATCATGTCTTCTTCCGTTTTCGTAGTCAGCTCTTGCACGGTATTAATACCAGCACGTTTGAGGCAGTTGTAGGAACGAACAGAGAGATCCAGCTCTTCAATCGTCATTTCGAGTACTTTTTCTTTTTTGTCTTCTTCTTTTTCGACCATGATCTCTGCATCTTTCGCTTCGTCTGTAAGACCCACGAAGAGCATCAAATGCTCAGTCAAAATTTTAGCGCCGAGGCTTACAGCCTCTTCAGGACGAATACTTCCATCAGTCCAAACTTCCAACGTGAGCTTGTCATAGTTGGTCACTTGACCGACACGCGTATTTTCCACAGCGTAGTTAACGCGACTGATCGGGGTGAAGATGGAATCGACTGGGATGACGCCGATCGGCTGGTCATCGCGTTTATTCCGATCTGCCTGGACGTAGCCGCGACCGCGATTGGCAAAAATACGCATGTGAAGTCTCGAACCTGGTCCGAGCGTAGCAATGTGCAAATCCGGGTTAAGGATTTCCACATCGGAGTCAGCACGGATATCTCCAGCCGTAATTGCTCCTTCGCCTTCAGCATCAATCTCGAGCACTTTCTCCTCGTCCGAATGAATCTTAAGCGACAAAGCTTTCAGGTTAAGAATAACCTCCGTTACATCTTCCATTACGCCAGGAACTGTAGCAAATTCATGCAGAACGCCATCGATTTGAACCGAAGACACTGCCGCACCCGGCAGTGACGAGAGCAAGATTCGGCGAAGCGAGTTTCCTAGCGTCGTACCGTATCCGCGCTCAAGCGGTTCTACTACGAATTTCCCATAGGTGCCATCATCGTTGACGTCTACCGTCTCAATTTTCGGCTTTTCGATTTCAATCACTGCAATACCCCTCCTTCAAAACGTCGGTCCTCTATGAAACATTTACCTTCTCTTGCGAAAACATGTAGTAGTATGCCTAATCAACCATTATTAGCAGATTGTGCCGGAAATATACCACATGCAGGGGCAAATCTCATTAGACACGACGACGTTTTGGAGGACGGCATCCGTTATGCGGGACTGGAGTTACGTCTTTGATCAGGTTAACTTCAAGACCAGCAGCTTGCAAAGAGCGGATCGCTGCTTCACGGCCTGCGCCTGGTCCTTTAACCATAACCTCAACGGCTTTCATCCCATGTTCCATTGCAGCTTTGGCAGCAGTCTCAGCAGCCATTTGTGCAGCAAACGGAGTCGATTTACGGGAACCTCTGAATCCGAGGCCGCCGGAGCTTGCCCACGAAATTGCGTTTCCGTGAGGATCCGTAATAGTAACGATAGTGTTATTGAAAGTGGAACGGATATGCGCCACGCCAGATTCAATATTCTTACGGTCACGACGTTTAGTACGTACGACTTTTTTCGGTTTAGCCATTTTCTCTTATCCCCCCTTATTATTTCTTCTTGTTCGCTACTGTACGACGAGGACCTTTACGAGTACGAGCATTCGTTTTCGTACGTTGTCCACGAACAGGCAGACCACGACGATGACGAACTCCACGGTAACAACCGATCTCCGTCAAACGTTTAATATTCAAAGAGATTTCTCGACGCAGGTCACCTTCTACTTTGACCTCTTTATCGATACTTTCACGCAATTTGCTGACTTCATCTTCCGTCAAATCACGAACACGAGTGTCCGGATTGATGCCTGTTGTGCTCAGAATTTTCTGGGAAGTCGTTTTACCGATTCCGAAAATATAAGTCAAGGCGATCTCAACGCGCTTATCACGTGGCAAATCCACACCAGCTATACGTGCCATTTTACGCTACACCCCCTTCTTTAACCTTGTTTTTGTTTGTGTTTCGGATTTTCACAGATAACCATAACATTCCCTTTGCGGCGAATGACTTTGCATTTTTCGCAAATCGGCTTGACCGAAGGTCTTACCTTCATGTGAATTACCTCCTCAAAGTTTTGCTAAGCAAAACCCTCTTCGTAAGCATTGACCTTGTTCTACTATTGTAAAACCGGCTTCGAAGCTTTCGCAAGTTTTGCCGGGCAAAACCCGCTACATAAGCTTCACAGTTCATTGCAACTGTCTACTACTATTTACGGTAAGTTATGCGACCTTTTGTTAAATCATAAGGCGACAACTGAACAACTACTTTGTCTCCAGTCAGGATACGGATAAAGTGCATCCGCAGTTTTCCGGAAACGTGAGCGAGAATTTGATGACCGTTCTCAAGCTCAACCTTGAATGTTGCATTCGGTAGCGGTTCGAGAACCGTACCTTCCACTTCAATGACATCTTCCTTAGCCATTAGTCAGTCTCCTTTCTCTTCAGCTTGAATGTTGGTGGATTCCAGAAATGAATGAACCGCGTAACGGAGCTTTCCATTTGTCACCCGACCACTCTCGTTTAAACTGTTCACAACCTCGCTGCTAATCATGGGCTGGAGTTCAAGATGAAGAAGATTCTTCTTCTTTGGTTGATCAAACTTACGTTTGTCTCCATCCGCAATATATACGAACTTACCGTCCGCTATAGCAACAATTACTGCGGCTTGGTCCGCATTGCGGCCTTTACGGATCTTCACAAGTTGACCGAGCTGCGGATTAGACTGACTGTTCATGCCTCATCACCTACGCATTCAGTTTCGTGAAAATTTCCATACCATCTGGTGTAACTGCTACGGTGTGTTCAAAGTGGGCACATAACTTACCATCAACCGTGACGACAGTCCAGTTATCTTCCAACGTTTTCACATACCGTCTACCTACGTTAACCATCGGCTCTATGGCCAGCACCATGCCCGCTTTAAGCCGTGGTCCCCGATCGGGAAGACCATAGTTCGGAATCTGTGGTTCTTCGTGCAGATCTGCGCCTATGCCGTGACCGACATATTCACGAACTACGGAGAACCCTTCATCTTCAATATATTTCTGAATCGCATGAGATATTGTAAACAAGCGAACGTCCGGTTTTACCAGCGCCAGACCTGCGTATAACGAAGCCTCGGTAACGTCCAGAAGACGACGGGCTTCTTCGGAAATACGGCCGACCGGATAAGTCCAGGCGGAATCTCCATGATACCCCTGGTACTGCGCGCCAATGTCAAACGTAACGATATCGCCCTCGTTCAACTTGCGTTTGCCGGGAAATCCATGTACCAACTCTTCATTGACTGAAGCGCACACACTGGCAGGGAAACCGTTATAACCTTTGAAAGACGGCACAGCTCCTTGACTGCGGATATATTGATCAGCCATATGGTCAAGTTCTCCAGTCGTAATACCGGGAGCGATATGCTCTGCCAAGAGACGATGCGTTTCCGCAACAATTCTCCCTGCTTCCCTCATCAAGCCCAGTTCCGTTTCGGACTTACCAATGATCATCAATTAACCTCTCAGTAAGGACACGATTTCTTGAGAAACTTGATCGATATCCTGTTCTCCGTTCATTTGACGAAGAAGACCTTTAGTCTCATAGAACGTGAGGAGTGGTGCTGTTTTGTTGATATACTCGTCCAGTCGTGTACCTACACTCTCTTCATTATCATCAGAGCGTTGATACAACTCACCAGCGCATTTATCACAAATACCTTCCTGCTTAGGCGGATTGAATACCACATGATAAGTGGAACCACAGTTTTTACAAATTCGACGACCCGTCAAACGAGCCAGCAATTTGTTGCGATCCACTTTCAGGTTGATTACATGATCGAGACCTGAGTTCAATCTATCCAGAATGCCATCGAGCGCTTCTGCTTGGGAAAGGGTTCTTGGAAATCCGTCCAAGAGAAAACCTTCTCTGCAGTCAGGCTGCTGCAAACGTTCTTCAACGATGCCAATGGTTACATCATCTGGTACAAGCAATCCTTGATCCATATATTCCTTGGCTTTCATGCCAATGGGAGTTCCCTGTTTGATCGCGAGACGAAATGCATCGCCTGTTGAAATATGGGGAATACCGAACTCTTTCACGATGACGTCTGCTTGCGTTCCTTTTCCTGCCCCCGGAGGGCCCATGAATAGGATGTTCACGTTATGTCACTCCCTCCAAGACTACCCTACATCAACAAACAGCACAATAGGTGCCGGCAAGTAAATCTTCACTCGACCGGTACCTATTGCCTATTTATTGATAAAACCTTTGTAGTGGCGTTTGATCAATTGGCTTTCGATTTGCTTCATCGTATCCAGCGCAACACCGATAACGATCAGGAGGGATGTTCCTCCAATTTGCGCAGATTGAGGCAAACCAGAAAGTGCCCCTAAGAATACAGGCAGAACGGAAATGACTGCCAAGAAAATGGCTCCGGCCATTGTCAAACGAGTCATGACACGGGTCAGATATTTCTCGGTTGCTTTACCCGGGCGAATGCCTGGGATGTAACCGCCGTTCTTTTTCATATTATCAGCCATCTGCTGTGGATTCATCTGTACGAAAGTATAGAAGAATGTGAAACCGAAGATCATCACGACATACAGCAACATACCCAGAGGTTTGTGTGTAGTCAGGTTCTGTCCGATCCACTGTGCCCAGAGGCGATCTGCCCAGAAGTTGGCGATGATCGTTGGGAACATCAACAGCGATGAAGCAAAGATGACAGGGATAACACCTGCTGCATTAATTTTCAGCGGGATATGTGTATTCTGTCCACCGTACATTTTGTTACCTACGACACGTTTAGCGTACTGTACCGGAATCTTCCGAATCGCCTGCTGAATGTAAATGACCCCTATGATGATCAACACAATAACAATTGCGATGATAACACCTTTAAGAATATTCATAAACAGTTGGTCAGGTTGAATGAAGTCAGATTCGACCGTTTGTTTGATAATGTTAGGTACCGTAGATAGGATACCCGCAAAGATCAAGATCGAAATTCCGTTTCCTATGCCCTTCTCGGTGATCTGCTCACCAAGCCACATCAGGAATGAAGTACCAGCCGTAAGTACAATCGCGATCAAGATATAATCTGCAAATGTAGCGTTAGGCACCATCTCTGTATTGTACAAGCGGTTGAATCCGATCGACGTACCAAACGCTTGAATCAATGCCAGCCCGATGGTTAAATAACGGGTCAACTGTGCAGATTTCTTCTTACCTTGTTCACCTTGCTTTGCCCACTCCGCTAATTTAGGAATAACGTCCATGGAAAGCAACTGTACTATGATAGACGCAGTGATGTAAGGTACGATCCCGAGCGCAAATATCGAGAACTGGAAGAGCGCTCCACCCGAGAACGTATTGAGAAGTCCAAAAACTTCTTTACCCGCAGAATTTGTCGCTTCGAACACATCTTTGTTAACTCCCGGCACGGGGACAAAGGAGCCGATGCGGTAAATGATCAGTACAAAAAGGGTAAATAATACCCTTTTGCGCAGATCCTCAACCCGCCAGATATTCTTTAGGGTCTTGAACATTAAATCACCTCAGTTGTACCGCCGGCAGCTTCAATTTTCTCAATAGCAGATTGAGAAAACTTGTTAGCTTTAACAGTCAGCTTCACAGTGACATCACCGTTACCCAGGATTTTGATTCCGGATTTAGCGTTTTTAACTACGCCATTCGTCATCAAGAATTCTGGAGTTACTTCAGTACCCGCAGCAAAACTGTTCAGGTCTTCAGTATTCACAACTGCATATTCTTTGCGAGTTGGGTTTACAAAACCACGTTTTGGCAAGCGACGATACAATGGATTTTGTCCACCTTCGAAGCCTGGACGAACTCCACCGCCAGAACGAGAATTTTGTCCTTTGTGACCGCGACCTGATGTTTTACCTGTACCACTACTTGGACCGCGACCAAGACGTTTACGTTCTTTGCGGGATCCAGGAGATGGTGAAAGCTCATGTAACTTCATCGTTCGTTGCACCTCCTTAAAGATTTGTGGGATTAACCCGTTATTAAGCTTCTACTTCTTTAACAGCAACCAAGTGGCTTACTTTGTTAATCATACCACGAATGGCAGGATTATCG
Proteins encoded in this region:
- the rpsK gene encoding 30S ribosomal protein S11, with amino-acid sequence MAKPKKVVRTKRRDRKNIESGVAHIRSTFNNTIVTITDPHGNAISWASSGGLGFRGSRKSTPFAAQMAAETAAKAAMEHGMKAVEVMVKGPGAGREAAIRSLQAAGLEVNLIKDVTPVPHNGCRPPKRRRV
- the map gene encoding type I methionyl aminopeptidase, which codes for MIIGKSETELGLMREAGRIVAETHRLLAEHIAPGITTGELDHMADQYIRSQGAVPSFKGYNGFPASVCASVNEELVHGFPGKRKLNEGDIVTFDIGAQYQGYHGDSAWTYPVGRISEEARRLLDVTEASLYAGLALVKPDVRLFTISHAIQKYIEDEGFSVVREYVGHGIGADLHEEPQIPNYGLPDRGPRLKAGMVLAIEPMVNVGRRYVKTLEDNWTVVTVDGKLCAHFEHTVAVTPDGMEIFTKLNA
- a CDS encoding DNA-directed RNA polymerase subunit alpha produces the protein MIEIEKPKIETVDVNDDGTYGKFVVEPLERGYGTTLGNSLRRILLSSLPGAAVSSVQIDGVLHEFATVPGVMEDVTEVILNLKALSLKIHSDEEKVLEIDAEGEGAITAGDIRADSDVEILNPDLHIATLGPGSRLHMRIFANRGRGYVQADRNKRDDQPIGVIPVDSIFTPISRVNYAVENTRVGQVTNYDKLTLEVWTDGSIRPEEAVSLGAKILTEHLMLFVGLTDEAKDAEIMVEKEEDKKEKVLEMTIEELDLSVRSYNCLKRAGINTVQELTTKTEEDMMKVRNLGRKSLEEVQEKLEELGLGLRTEE
- a CDS encoding KOW domain-containing RNA-binding protein; translated protein: MNSQSNPQLGQLVKIRKGRNADQAAVIVAIADGKFVYIADGDKRKFDQPKKKNLLHLELQPMISSEVVNSLNESGRVTNGKLRYAVHSFLESTNIQAEEKGD
- a CDS encoding adenylate kinase; translated protein: MNILFMGPPGAGKGTQADVIVKEFGIPHISTGDAFRLAIKQGTPIGMKAKEYMDQGLLVPDDVTIGIVEERLQQPDCREGFLLDGFPRTLSQAEALDGILDRLNSGLDHVINLKVDRNKLLARLTGRRICKNCGSTYHVVFNPPKQEGICDKCAGELYQRSDDNEESVGTRLDEYINKTAPLLTFYETKGLLRQMNGEQDIDQVSQEIVSLLRG
- the secY gene encoding preprotein translocase subunit SecY — protein: MFKTLKNIWRVEDLRKRVLFTLFVLIIYRIGSFVPVPGVNKDVFEATNSAGKEVFGLLNTFSGGALFQFSIFALGIVPYITASIIVQLLSMDVIPKLAEWAKQGEQGKKKSAQLTRYLTIGLALIQAFGTSIGFNRLYNTEMVPNATFADYILIAIVLTAGTSFLMWLGEQITEKGIGNGISILIFAGILSTVPNIIKQTVESDFIQPDQLFMNILKGVIIAIVIVLIIIGVIYIQQAIRKIPVQYAKRVVGNKMYGGQNTHIPLKINAAGVIPVIFASSLLMFPTIIANFWADRLWAQWIGQNLTTHKPLGMLLYVVMIFGFTFFYTFVQMNPQQMADNMKKNGGYIPGIRPGKATEKYLTRVMTRLTMAGAIFLAVISVLPVFLGALSGLPQSAQIGGTSLLIVIGVALDTMKQIESQLIKRHYKGFINK
- the rpmJ gene encoding 50S ribosomal protein L36, with amino-acid sequence MKVRPSVKPICEKCKVIRRKGNVMVICENPKHKQKQG
- the truA gene encoding tRNA pseudouridine(38-40) synthase TruA; translation: MRNLCMTLTYDGTAYYGFQVQPGGNTIQDHLEDAIRALTGEKVKITGSGRTDAGVHARRQIFNFPTESQIPIERWCIALNSRLPSDIVVIDAIEVSADFHSRYAAKKKTYRYTVNANQFPDVFNRRLQYHHHAKLDIMAMQEGLRHFIGTYDFTSFASRKSQKENHVRSVYEAWMEVDRSMCRDHPRDQGVIHIYVSGNGFLQHMVRIIVGTLLEIGEGKRKASDVPNMIAACNRSAAGPTAVSCGLMLWDLEYKKD
- the rpsM gene encoding 30S ribosomal protein S13 encodes the protein MARIAGVDLPRDKRVEIALTYIFGIGKTTSQKILSTTGINPDTRVRDLTEDEVSKLRESIDKEVKVEGDLRREISLNIKRLTEIGCYRGVRHRRGLPVRGQRTKTNARTRKGPRRTVANKKK
- the rplO gene encoding 50S ribosomal protein L15, with translation MKLHELSPSPGSRKERKRLGRGPSSGTGKTSGRGHKGQNSRSGGGVRPGFEGGQNPLYRRLPKRGFVNPTRKEYAVVNTEDLNSFAAGTEVTPEFLMTNGVVKNAKSGIKILGNGDVTVKLTVKANKFSQSAIEKIEAAGGTTEVI
- the infA gene encoding translation initiation factor IF-1 translates to MAKEDVIEVEGTVLEPLPNATFKVELENGHQILAHVSGKLRMHFIRILTGDKVVVQLSPYDLTKGRITYRK
- the rplQ gene encoding 50S ribosomal protein L17 → MAYQKLGRNSSARKALFRDLVTDLFLYERIQTTEAKAKEVRSIAEKLITKAKKGDLHARRQVAAYVRRETIDGEQDAIQKLFSELSGRYAERPGGYTRILKLGPRRGDAAPMVYLELVDRA